The genomic segment GTTCGAGATTGGAATATGACCGACGTCAGCGCCGATCAGATAGGACTCGTACCAGCGCACCATCAGGCCGACAAAGCCCATCACCACTGCGGCCCACGTCATCTTCGAACCGATCGCGGCGCCGGTCGGCGAGCGCGACAGCAGGCCGATCCAGTAGAACACGGTAGCGAACACGAAGAGCGCGCTCATCCACAGAATCGCGGACTGGCTCGACAGGAAATACTTGAGGAAGAACGCGTTATCGGCGCGGCTGAGGTCGCCGTGATAGATCTGGATGGCCAGCAGCGACAGCGCTGCAATGCCCACCATCAGTGGACGCACGGGCTTCCAGCGCCAGCCGAGCGTGATGAACACCGGCACCGCACACACCAGCACGAGCTTGTCGTAGTAATTCATGAACGGGTGATAGCGCGACAGCGCAAAACCCGCGCCCGCGACCATCACCACGGCAAACAGCCAGTCGATCGCGCCGAGCCGCTTCAGGAACGGCCGGTCGTCGTACTGCGCGACATTGAGCGTCTCGCTCGCGAACGTCTTGTCGGGCCGCGATGCGGAGGAGGATGAGGAAACCTGAGTCAAGTCCATGATCTTACCGGGTCGAATCTTGTGAACTGGCGGACGGCGCGCCGGCAGGGCCGGGCTTGCTGGAGGCGCTGTCGGCGTCGGATGCTACGGTGAGTTTCGCGCCGAGCGCAGCGCCTACGGCGTCGCGCGTCTGGACGAACTCCTTTTCGAAGTCGAGTGTTTTGCGTGCGCTCGACATCGCCATTACGACGTTTGTGCCGTGATCGGTATCTTTGAGCCAGAACCAGAGGCGCCGTTCGCGGACGTAGAACATCGAAAAGATGCCTAACACGAGGAGCAGGCTGCCAAGATACACGACTTTTTTGCCCGGCGCGCGCGTCAACTGAAATACCGAAGCTTGCACCTGCTTGAATGAGTCAAGTTGTAAATAGACCGGCGATCCATACAGAAAGCTGTCAGATATTGCGTTGATCGAGCTTTGTACGAAGCGGCTGGCGTCCGCATTGGCCTGCGCTTCGGGCTCGCCGAGCTGCTGGCGGGACAGTTGCCACAGATCCCACGTCGCGCCTTCGAGCATGCGCAGCAGCAGACCCGCGGCCTTTTCCTGCTCGCCCTTCGGCACCGAATGGTCGATAAAACCGGCGATGGCCTGGAAACCGCCGACCGGCTGCCCGTCCGGCATCTTGATGCTGTTGTCGGCGCCCGCGAAAAGGGTCAGCACGCGCAGCGCGCTTTCTTCCAGATGCTGTTGCAACTCGGGGTTCGAACCGGGCACCGAGCGCTGCGCGAAACGGTGAGCCGCCGTCGTACGCATGGCCGGATCTTCGAGCGTCGCGCGCAGGTTCATCCACTCCTTGACCGTGCCGCCGGTGTCGGCGGGAATGCGCAGGTAGCGGAACGGGTCGTCCGGATTCACGCGCATGCCGGCGAGGAACATCTTTTCGCCCGACACGTCCACCGGCAGCATGTAGTTGTTGTACTCGCGCGCCTGGCCGTCCTTGCCGCGCACCTTGTATTGGACCGACGGGCCGACGTTATGCAGATCGAGTGGCTTCGAGGTTTTAGCGCCCGAGCCGAGCCGTTCGTCGAACGCTTCCTTCAACGTTTGATGCGCAGCGACGCCGCGCGCGTCGTTCTGCCCGCTGCCGTTCGAAATGTTTTCGACGTTGATCGCGCGGAAGTCGGTGAACTCGACCGTTTGTCCATCGGCGAGCGGCGTTGCGGTGCTCAACGGCGCATTGCCGCCGATCGTGCCGCCGAACGGCGCGGTTTTCGCGCTTGCGCCGGTCATCGGAAAGGCCGTCATCTGCATCTGCGAGCCGCCGTCCTGGAAGCTCGACTGATAGATCGACACGCCGTCATACGTGAACGGCTTGTTCACTTCGACACGCGCCGGGATGCGCGCGCCCGTCTGGTGATCGACCACGACGATGTCGCTCGCAAACAGCTTCGGCATGCCAGTCGAGTAGTAATCGACGATGAACTTGTTCAACTCGATCGAGAACGGCAGGTCCTGAATGAGCGAGCCGTCGGGCTGGTTCAGGATCGCCGTCGACACATGCTGCCCTTCCGGCACCCATGCATAACCACGGAACGTCGGGTTCGATTGCGACAGACGGTGGTCGGGCGTGATGTCGTTGATCACGGTGTTCGAGCGGATCGGCGACTTGTCGAACATCCACATTTGCAGCTTGATCGGCAGATTGCTGTCGAGCAGGCCGCCCACGCAGATCACGACGATAGCGAGGTGAGCGGAAATGTAGCCGAATTTGGTCAACGCGCCGCGCTTGGCCGCGATCAGTGTCGCGCCTTCGGACTCACGCGTGACGAACTTGTAGCCGAGCTTCGACGAGAGTCTGGCGAGCACCGCCGAGGTCTGCGCACGCGTGCCGCTCACCGCGAACTCGCCTTTGTGATGGAATGCGCGCAGGCTGTTTTCGCGGACCTTGTCCTTCCAGCTCTTTGCGTCGGCGACCATCTTCGGCGCATTGCGGATCACGCATAGCGACACCGACACCATCAGAAAGCCGAGGATCGTCATGAACCACCACGAGCTGTACACCGTGTACAGACTCAGCGAGCGGAAGATGTCCGCCCAGAACGGGCCGAACTGATTGACGTAGTTGGGATACGGATCGTCCTGCGTGAGAACGGTGCCGATGATGCTGGCAATCGACAGGATCACGAGCAGCGCAATCGCAAAACGCATCGAACTCAATACTTCGACGACGCTGCGCGTGATGCGATTGCCCGACTTCGACTGCAAACCCGACGTGGTAACGCTCATTCATACTCCGACTGAACAGCAAAAAAGGGTGAAAGGCTGTCGTAGACACGAAGCCTCCACCCTTTTCTTGTTTTGTACCGACCTTGCCAGGACGGTTGCACTTGCGTGCGGACTCTTAATGCAAGCCCGCGATGTAATCGGCAACAGCCTTGATCTCGCTGTCCGACAGACGCGATGCTATCGCATGCATCGCGTCGTTGTTATTACGGGCGCCAGGACCTTGCGTGAACGCCAGCAACTGGGCCACCGAATATTCCGCCCATTGCCCCGACAAACGCGGGAATTGAGACGGAATGCCCTGACCGGTCGGCCCGTGACAGCTTGCACAGGCCGGCACACCCTTGTCGGCAACCCCGCCGCGATAAATCTTCTCACCTAGCGCGACCGTGTCTTTGTTGTGCGCGTAACCGGGCTTCGGGGTTTGCGTCGAGAAATAGGCGGCCACGTTGATCATGTCCTGATCGGACAGCGCCGCGGCCATGCCCGCCATGATCGCATTGTTGCGCGCGGGCTGTTTGGCGCCCGGCTGAATCTTGAAGTCTTTGAGCTGCTTGACGAGGTACTCAGGATGCTGACCCGCCAGCTTCGGATATGCGCCGCCGGCACTGTTGCCGTCTGCACCATGACATGACGCGCAAACCTGCACCGCGATTGCCTGCCCCCGATTGACGTCCGGCTTGACCGGATCTGCTGCTCGTGCCTGAATTGCCAAACCTGAAAGACCTGCCGCTACATGAAGCACCATCAGAGTCTTGCTCAGTCGATTCATTCGCACACCCTGTCTCGTCTTGTGGGATTTTAGAGGTTTTGCAAAATACGACGGCGACCGAGTGACCACCAGTAACGCGCCAAGGCACGCGGGCTGGCCTCCTCAGGTTTTCAGTAAACCATCGTATTGTACAATAACTCGCTAATCGCTAAGACGCCAGTCGGGCTTGACCCGTCCCCACTCCGGGTTCCCCGGCGTCTCGAATCCTGGCCTGATCATGTCCTTCCTGCTCCACCAATCCCGCTTTTTCACGACCGTCAATCACCTGCGTGATCTGCCGGCCACGTCGCAACCCGAGATCTGCTTCGCCGGGCGCTCGAACGCCGGCAAGTCGACGGCCATCAACATTCTGTGCAATCAGAAGCGACTGGCCTTCGCCAGTAAGACGCCGGGACGCACGCAGCACATCAACTATTTTTCGGTGGGTAAGGAAGACGATCCGACCGCGTATCTGGTCGACCTGCCGGGCTACGGTTACGCCGAAGTGCCGGGAGCGGCGAAGGCTCACTGGGAGGCGCTGCTGTCCACGTACCTGCAATCGCGCTCGCAACTACGCGGCATGATTCTGATGATGGACTCGCGCCGTCCGCTGACCGATCTGGACCGGCGCATGATCGAGTGGTTCGCGCCGACCGGCAAGCCGATTCACACGCTGCTGACCAAGTGCGACAAATTGACCCGCCAGGAAAGCGTCAACGCGTTGCGCGCGACGCAGAAAGGTCTGGCTGAATATCGCACTGCGGGCTATCGCGGCGATCTGACTGCGCAACTTTTCTCGGCGCTCAAGCGTGTCGGGATCGACGAAGCGCATGAGCTGGTTGAAAGCTGGCTGATCCCTTCTGCGAAGGGCGAAGCGGACGCTGCGGAGTAAGCGCAACCGCCGCTGCTCCAGGGGCACGAAACCATCATTTCCGTTCGCCCATAAAAAAACCCGCCGCTTAAACGGCGGGTCAAACAGCCTAATCGAAAAACGACAGGCACCCGCTCAGGGAGGAGAAGCGGGGAGGTCAGCGCCAGGCGCCTTGCTCGATCGGTATGATATACCATTGTCTCGAAAAGTTTCCGGGAGCGGAGGCAGGCGTGATTTGTCCACTCCATTCATCTACGATCTTCGATTCGATATGAGCTTCTATCCGCACTATCGTCCGCGCCGTATGCGCCGCGACGACTTCTCGCGTCGCATGATGCGAGAAAACATCCTCACCACCAACGATCTGATTTACCCCGTGTTCATCGTCGAAGGCACCAACGTGCGGCAAGCCGTACCGTCGATGCCGGGCGTCGAACGCGTGTCGGTCGATCTGCTGATGGGTGTCGCCGAGCAATGCGTCGCGCTGGGCGTGCCGGTGCTGTCGCTGTTCCCCGCGATCGAGCCGTCGCTGAAGACGCCCGATGGCCGCGAAGCGACCAATCCGGCCGGCCTGATCCCGCGCGCGGTTCGCGAACTGAAGAAGAATTTCCCCGAATTGGGCATCCTCACCGACGTCGCGCTCGATCCGTACACGAGCCACGGCCAGGACGGCGTGCTTGACGAAGCCGGCTATGTGATCAACGACGAAACCGTCGAGATTCTGGTCGAGCAGGCGCGTGCGCAAGCCGAAGCAGGCGTCGACATCGTCGCTCCGTCGGACATGATGGACGGCCGGATTGGCGCAATCCGCGAGATGCTGGAGAGCGAGGACCACGTCCACACGCGCATCATGGCTTACGCGGCCAAGTTCGCGTCGGCGTTTTACGGCCCGTTCCGCGATGCAGTAGGTTCCGCGACGAACCTCGGCAAAAGCAACAAGATGACGTACCAGATGGACCCGGCCAACTCGAATGAAGCGCTGCGCGAAGTGCAGGCGGACATCAACGAAGGCGCGGACATGGTGATGGTCAAGCCAGGTATGCCGTATCTGGATATCGTACGGCGCGTGAAGGACGAGTTCCAGTTCCCGACTTACGTGTACCAGGTGAGCGGCGAGTACGCGATGCTGAAGGCGGCCGCGCAGAACGGCTGGCTCGATCACGACAAGGCGATGATGGAATCGCTGCTCGCGTTCAAGCGCGCGGGCGCGGATGGCGTGCTGACCTACTTCGCACTGGATGCCGCGCGGATTTTGCGGGCGCAGAAGTAGGTTGAGGCGCTGCTGGTTTTAGCTTTAACGCTAACTGGAGCTTAAAAAAAACGGAGGCGGACCCAAGGGTCGCGCCTCCGTTTTATATTAGGGCTGCCGGTTTTGCCTTTGCTGATTAAACCCCGGCCCCACTCGCCTTATCCAGCGAGCGCAAGAATTTGTCCGCAGATTCATAACCGACGACGCGCAATACCTCCTTGCCAGCCGGATCGAAGAAAATAATGCCCGGTGGCCCGAACAGGCCAAAGCGTTTCAACAATGTTTGATCGTCGGCGTTGTTCGCGGTGACGTCGGCGCGCAGCAGATTCATCTGCTTCAATTTGGCTTGCACGCGCGCGTCGCTAAAGGTGAACTTCTCCATTTCCTTGCAGCTGACGCACCAGTCCGCATAAAAATCGAGCATGGCTGGCTGAGAAGCCGTTTTGACGGCCTGATCCAACTCATTCGATGAGCGAACCGGTGCAAATGTCAGATCGCTCTGAGGCGCGGCAGGCGCGTTATTGGACACGTTGCCGACGCCCCCCCTTGCGGCCAATACTGCGAGCGGCCTAAGAGGATCGGACGAGCCAGCGGCAAGTCCCACGAGCAACACGGCCGCCCAGATCGCGAGCGCCGCGCCGATACCCCGGCTGAGGCGGCGCCAGATCGACCCGTCCACGGACGCCGCCGAGAACAACCCCAGCGACGCTGCGGCAACCAGCAACCAGAGCGCGCTCAGCAGCATTTGAGCTGCGGCACCGAGTACCGGCCACACGATCCATAACGCCGCGGCCAGCAGCACGACTCCGAAAAACACCTTGACGCCATCCATCCAGGCACCCGCGCGCGGAAGGAGCGTTCCGGCGCCGAAACCGATGATCAGCAGAGGGACGCCGAGCCCAAGACCCATCGCAAACAATGCTGCGCCGCCGAGGAACGCGTTGCCCGTGTGAGCGATGAACGCCAGCACGGCAAACAGCGGCGCGGTCATGCAAGCGCCCACTACGAGGGCGGACAGTGCGCCCATCACCGCGACGGCAGCGAACTTGCCGCCCGAGCGTCCCGTCGACGCACGCGAAACGCCGTCCTGCCAGCGCTGCGGCAACGCAATGTCGAATCCTGCAAGCAAGGTCAGCGCAAAAACGGTCAACAAGACGCCGAACGCGCCCAGCACCCACGGATTCTGCAACCACGCGCCGAGGCTCTGCCCAACCAACGCCGCCGCGACGCCGAGCGCCGTATAAACGAGCGCCATCCCGATTACATACGCCAGCGACAACGCAAAACCGCGCGCACGCGTCACCCGCGCACCCTCGCCGATGATGATTGCCGAAAGAATCGGAATCATCGGATACGAGCACGGCAGCAGGCTAAGCACGGCGCCGGCGACAAAATAGAGCCCGATGATCGCGATGAAACCGCCGCCTTGCAGCAACGATTGCGCGTAGTCAGCGCTCGTGGCGCGCTCGTACCAGGGTTCGTCTTCTGTACTGGACTTTTGGTTTGTCGCATTCGTGGCCGTAGTCGCCGGGGCCGTCGCGCTGCCCGCCGGCTGCAACGCAGCGCCGCTGACGTGGTACACACGCTCCATCGGCGGATAGCAGATGCCGGCATCCGCGCACCCTTGCGACGTCACCGCCAGATCGAACGGGCCGGCCGCCTGCTTGACCGGAATGCGGATCGTCAGCTCGTTACGATACGTCTCGACGTTCTTGTTGAACGTCTCGTCAAACTTGACGTGGCCGGCGGGCAATTGCGGCTCGCCAATCGTGGCCGTGCCGTTGCGGGTCGCAAACGCAAAGCGCTCGCGATACATGTAGTAGCCGTCGGCAATCTTGTACGTGACATCTACCTCGCCGGGCTTTTCGGTCGCGCTGAATTTGAACGCGACGGCAGGATCCAGGAAGTTATCGTCAGCACGGGCAGGCGTGCCGAATTGCGCAAGAATCACGCAGCCGAGCAGGAAAAATGCAGTGCGCAGCGCTTGGCGCGCACGTCGGTCGAGACCGTTAAACATGGAGGGGGCGTTGGGTTTCGGTAGTGATCCACTGGCCGTACGCGGCTGATGCCGACGCCTGCCACATGATGATTTCCGGCGTGTCGTAGGGATGGTGCGCCTGAATGAACTGTTCCAGTTCCAGCGCGCGAGCGACGCTCGTCTTGAACAGCAACTGGATTTCCTGCGCGGTTTCGATCGCGCCCTGCCAGTGATAGCTAGATTGAACGCTGCCAAGTTGCGTGACACAAGCGCAAAGCCGCGCGGCAAGGGCATCCGCGGCGAGTTTCTGGGCAACGGCCGCGTCCGGCACCGTCGTCAGAAGCAAGGTCACATTTACGCTCACACAAACTCCAGCCAGGCACGATTCAGGTGCCGGTATCGTATCACCAGGCTCGGGGTGCCGCAGGCGGCTGGACTGTTGTGGCACAGGGGCGTCACGTTGCGTTGACGACCGCAAAAACCATCACCCTGCGGCCGGAAAAATTTCAAAAAAAAAAGCCAGGCTGATTGCCTGGCTTTCTTTCAATGCCTGAAGCTTACTCAGCTTCTTGCACTTCGACTTCTTCAACTTCCGGACGATCGAGCAGTTCGACCAGTGCCATCGGTGCGTTGTCGCCGACGCGGAAACCGAACTTCAGGACGCGCAGGTAGCCGCCCGGACGGGTAGCGTAACGCGGGCCGAGAACTTCGAACAGCTTCGTGACCGAGTCACGATCGCGCAGGCGGTTGAACGCCAGACGACGATTTGCCAGCGACGGCTTCTTGCCGAGCGTGATCAGCGGCTCGACAACTTTACGGAGTTCTTTTGCTTTCGGCAGCGTGGTCTTGATGACTTCGTGCGCGATCAGCGAGTTCGACATATTACGGAGCATTGCCAGACGGTGGCTGCTCGTGCGGTTCAGTTTCCGCAGACCATGACGGTGACGCATGTTAATTCCTTCGATTCAAAGTTTTGGTCCAGCTCTTCTATCGCGCTCAACTACCCGAAGGTGATGAGTGCACGGGCCGGTAGTGAAAAAAGACAAGACGCGGATTTTAAAGGAAAATCCGCGTCTTTGCCAGTGCAGCGGCGGGTTCTATCCCGGGATTACGTCTCGACTTACTTGTCCAAACCTGCCGGCGGCCAGTTTTCGAGCTTCATTCCGAGCGTCAAACCACGCGACGCCAAGACTTCCTTGATTTCGTTCAGCGACTTGCGGCCCAGATTCGGCGTCTTGAGCAGCTCGTTTTCCGTACGCTGGATCAGGTCGCCGATGTAGTAAATGTTCTCGGCCTTCAGGCAGTTCGCGGAACGAACCGTCAGTTCGAGATCATCAACCGGACGCAGCAGGATCGGATCGATCTGCGGCGCACGCGACGGCGCTTCAGCCGTTGCTTCGGTGCCTTCCAGTGCAGCGAACACCGACAGTTGATCAACCAGAATACGAGCCGATTGACGGATCGCTTCTTCCGGCGAAATCACACCGTTGGTTTCGATGTTCATCACGAGCTTGTCGAGGTCGGTACGCTGTTCGACGCGAGCACTTTCAACGGCGTAGCTCACACGGCGAACCGGCGAGAACGACGCGTCCAGCACGATACGGCCGATGATCTTGGCCGACTCTTCGCCGTAACGACGCACGTTGCCCGGCACATAGCCGCGGCCCTTTTCGATCTTGATCTGCACGTCGAGCTTGCCGCCCTTCGACAGATGCGCGATCACGTGATCCGGGTTGATCACTTCGCAGTCGTGCGCGAGTTCGATGTCGCCAGCGGTGACAACGCCTTCGCCTTCCTTGCGCAGCGTAACCGTCACTTCGTCACGGTTATGCAGCTTGAACACGACACCCTTCAGGTTCAACAACAGGTTGACCACATCCTCTTGCACACCGTCGAGCGTCGAATATTCATGTACGACGCCTGCGATCGTCACTTCGGTCGGCGCATAGCCGATCATCGACGACAGCAGCACGCGCCGAAGCGCGTTACCCAAGGTGTGGCCGTAACCGCGTTCAAACGGTTCCATGACCACTTTCGCATGGCTCTCGCCAAGCGATTCAACAGCGATGATCTTGGGCTTCAACAAACTGGTTTGCATAGGTTTTCCTTTTCAATACCCTCGGCTCGTTACACCGATAAGGCTGACCGGTAACAACCTGAAAATAAACAGCCGGGACGCCCCCTTGCATATCGCAAACAGGGTGCCCCGGCCGTTAATCCGATTACCGCGAATACAATTCGACGATCAGGCTTTCGTTGATATCGCCAGCGATGTCGCTGCGTTCCGGCTTCGACTTGAACGTGCCTTCGAACTTCTTCGAATCGACAGCGACCCAGCTCGGCAGACCGCCTTGCTCAGCCAGCGACAGCGCTTCGAGAATACGCGCCTGCTTCTTCTTCTGTTCGCGCACTGCGACGACGTCGCCTGCCTTCACTTGCATCGACGGGATGTTCGACACAACGCCGTTCACCGTGATCGCCTTGTGGCTCACGAGTTGACGTGCTTCAGCGCGCGTCGAACCGAAACCCATGCGATACACGACGTTATCCAGACGCGATTCGAGCAATTGCAGCAGGTTTTCACCCGTATTGCCCTTCAGGCGGTCAGCTTCAGCGAAGTAACGACGGAATTGACGCTCGAGAACACCGTAGATACGCTTAACTTTTTGCTTTTCGCGCAACTGCGTGCCGTAGTCGGACGTACGTGCACCCGAAGTGCGGCCATGTTGGCCAGGCTTGCTGTCAAGCTTGCACTTGTCAGCCAGCGAACGACGGGCGCTCTTCAGGAAGAGGTCAGTGCCTTCACGGCGGGACAGCTTGGCCTTAGGGCCGATATAACGTGCCACGTTGATTCCTTCATTGATTAATCACGCGAGTGCATGCATTCGCGCTAGTCCGAACCCTTTGGGTCGAACGGTGGGCTTAGTCAATTCAATAGCGCAAGCAGCCTGCCGCCGCGCAGGGCGGCAACAGGCGCTAGCAATACAAGCGTCTTAGATACGACGACGCTTCGGCGGACGGCAGCCGTTGTGCGGGACCGGAGTCACGTCGGAGATCGCCGTGATCTTGATACCAAGACCATGCAACGCGCGCACCGCCGATTCACGGCCAGGACCGGGGCCCTTGATCCGCACTTCGAGGTTCTTCACGCCGTATTCCATCGCCACGCGGCCAGCCGATTCGGCTGCCACCTGGGCTGCAAACGGAGTCGATTTACGCGAACCCTTGAAGCCCTGACCACCCGACGTTGCCCAAGCAAGTGCATTGCCTTGACGATCGGTGATCGTGATGATGGTGTTGTTGAACGACGCGTGAACGTGAACCACGCCCTCGGCGACGTTCTTCTTGACCTTCTTGCGAACGCGTTGCGCCGCGGAGTTGTTCGAAGCCTTAGCCATTACGTTTTCCTGTAACTGTCAGTTCCGCTTACTTCTTCAGCGATTGCGCTGCACGACGCGGACCCTTGCGCGTACGGGCATTCGTACGCGTGCGCTGGCCGCGCAGGGGCAAGCCCTTACGATGCCGAACGCCACGGTAGCAGCCGAGATCCATCAGGCGCTTGATGTTCATCGTCGTTTCACGGCGCAGATCGCCTTCAACGATGAACTTGCCGACTTCTTCACGCAGCTTTTCGAGGTCTGCGTCGTTCAGGTCTTTGACCTTCTTCGAAAATGCCACACCAGCAGCGACGCAGATGTCGCGCGAGCGCGTGCGGCCGACACCGTAAATAGCCGTCAGGCCGATTTCGGTATGCTGGTGATTCGGGATGTTAACCCCTGCGATACGAGCCATTGTTTTTCCTCAAACAAAAAGCGCAGCAAAAAGCGCGGCGTTCAGCCTTGACGCTGTTTGTGGCGCGGATCAGAGCTGCAAATCACGCGCACAACGCCTTTGCGCTTGATGATCTTGCAATTGCGGCAAATGCGCTTAACCGATGCCATCACTTTCATGATATTACCCTTTTTTCAAATCACTTCGCCCGGAACACGATCCGCGCACGCGACAGATCGTAAGGCGTCAATTCAACCGTTACCTTGTCGCCCGGCAAGATTCGGATGTAGTGCATCCGCATCTTGCCGGATATGTGTCCCAATACGACATGGCCGTTTTCCAGCTTCACCCTGAAGGTAGCGTTAGGCAGGTTTTCGATGACTTCACCCTGCATCTGGATAACATCGTCTTTGGCCATATGTCCTTTCAACGCATCGGGACGCCGCCGCCTTTGAAATTAGCTTTCTTAAGCAGCGATTCATACTGTTGCGACATAACGTACGACTGCACCTGCGCCATGAAATCCATTGTGACGACGACAATGATCAGCAGCGACGTTCCACCAAAATAAAACGGCACGTTCCAGCGCAGCACCAGAAATTCGGGCAGCAGACAAACAAACACGATGTAGATCGCACCAGCCAGCGTCAGACGCGTGAGGATACGGTCGATATACCGCGCTGTTTGATCGCCCGGGCGGATGCCAGGGACGAAAGCGCCACTCTTTTTCAGGTTGTCGGCCGTTTCTCTGCTGTTGAACACCAGTGCGGTGTAGAAGAAGCAGAAGAAAACGATCGCCAACGCGTACAGCAACACGTACACGGGTTGACCGGGCTTAAGGGCTTCGGCCACGTTGTGCAACGTGTCTGCGAACCAGCTGGTACGCGACCCCGAACTAAACCAGTTCAGGATAGTTGCCGGGAAGAGAATGATCGACGATGCAAAGATCGGCGGAATCACGCCCGACATATTCAGCTTCAGCGGCAGATGTGAAGACTGTCCGCCGTAAATCTTGTTACCGACTTGCCGCTTGGCGTAATTCACAAGAATCTTGCGCTGGCCGCGTTCAATGAACACCACCAGATACGTCACAGCAGCAATCAGCGCGACCACGATAATCGCCGAGATGATGCTCATCGAGCCGGTTCGCACCAATTCGAAGAGACCACCGATTGCATTCGGGAAACCCGCTGCAATACCGCCGAAAATGATGATCGAGATACCGTTGCCAAGCCCACGCTCCGTGATCTGCTCACCCAGCCACATCAGGAACATCGTGCCCGTCACCAGCGTCACGACCGTCGTCAACCGAAACACCATTCCCGGATCGATCACCAAGCCCGGCTGATTTTCCAGGGCGACGGCAATGCCGAACGCCTGGAACGTCGCCAGCAGGACCGTAAAGATACGCGTGTACTGCGTAATCTTCCGCTGACCCGCCTGCCCTTCCTTTTTCAGCGCTTCCAGCTGCGGCGAGACAATCGCCAGCAACTGCATGATGATCGACGC from the Paraburkholderia fungorum genome contains:
- the rpsM gene encoding 30S ribosomal protein S13, which gives rise to MARIAGVNIPNHQHTEIGLTAIYGVGRTRSRDICVAAGVAFSKKVKDLNDADLEKLREEVGKFIVEGDLRRETTMNIKRLMDLGCYRGVRHRKGLPLRGQRTRTNARTRKGPRRAAQSLKK
- the infA gene encoding translation initiation factor IF-1, which produces MAKDDVIQMQGEVIENLPNATFRVKLENGHVVLGHISGKMRMHYIRILPGDKVTVELTPYDLSRARIVFRAK
- the rpmJ gene encoding 50S ribosomal protein L36, whose translation is MKVMASVKRICRNCKIIKRKGVVRVICSSDPRHKQRQG
- the rpsK gene encoding 30S ribosomal protein S11; translated protein: MAKASNNSAAQRVRKKVKKNVAEGVVHVHASFNNTIITITDRQGNALAWATSGGQGFKGSRKSTPFAAQVAAESAGRVAMEYGVKNLEVRIKGPGPGRESAVRALHGLGIKITAISDVTPVPHNGCRPPKRRRI
- the rpsD gene encoding 30S ribosomal protein S4 — protein: MARYIGPKAKLSRREGTDLFLKSARRSLADKCKLDSKPGQHGRTSGARTSDYGTQLREKQKVKRIYGVLERQFRRYFAEADRLKGNTGENLLQLLESRLDNVVYRMGFGSTRAEARQLVSHKAITVNGVVSNIPSMQVKAGDVVAVREQKKKQARILEALSLAEQGGLPSWVAVDSKKFEGTFKSKPERSDIAGDINESLIVELYSR
- a CDS encoding DNA-directed RNA polymerase subunit alpha translates to MQTSLLKPKIIAVESLGESHAKVVMEPFERGYGHTLGNALRRVLLSSMIGYAPTEVTIAGVVHEYSTLDGVQEDVVNLLLNLKGVVFKLHNRDEVTVTLRKEGEGVVTAGDIELAHDCEVINPDHVIAHLSKGGKLDVQIKIEKGRGYVPGNVRRYGEESAKIIGRIVLDASFSPVRRVSYAVESARVEQRTDLDKLVMNIETNGVISPEEAIRQSARILVDQLSVFAALEGTEATAEAPSRAPQIDPILLRPVDDLELTVRSANCLKAENIYYIGDLIQRTENELLKTPNLGRKSLNEIKEVLASRGLTLGMKLENWPPAGLDK
- the secY gene encoding preprotein translocase subunit SecY; the protein is MANSPSLAKPGRSAAKFGDLRRRAVFLLLALIVYRIGAHIPVPGIDPDQLAKLFQSQSGGILGMFNMFSGGALSRFTIFALGIMPYISASIIMQLLAIVSPQLEALKKEGQAGQRKITQYTRIFTVLLATFQAFGIAVALENQPGLVIDPGMVFRLTTVVTLVTGTMFLMWLGEQITERGLGNGISIIIFGGIAAGFPNAIGGLFELVRTGSMSIISAIIVVALIAAVTYLVVFIERGQRKILVNYAKRQVGNKIYGGQSSHLPLKLNMSGVIPPIFASSIILFPATILNWFSSGSRTSWFADTLHNVAEALKPGQPVYVLLYALAIVFFCFFYTALVFNSRETADNLKKSGAFVPGIRPGDQTARYIDRILTRLTLAGAIYIVFVCLLPEFLVLRWNVPFYFGGTSLLIIVVVTMDFMAQVQSYVMSQQYESLLKKANFKGGGVPMR